The proteins below come from a single Halobacteriovorax sp. DA5 genomic window:
- a CDS encoding carboxyl transferase domain-containing protein: MTISGTLPIVSKVDRSSDDFRENFNFHFSNVEELRNKVKHAHMGGGEKSVSRHHSRGKLLPRERIDKILDAGSPFIELSSLAANGMYGMDIPSAGIVTGIGKVHGVWCMFVANDATVKGGTYFPMTVKKHLRAQEVARENRLPCVYLVDSGGAFLPMQDEVFPDKEHFGRIFFNQAQMSAQGIPQIAVVLGSCTAGGAYVPAMADESIIVKDNGTIFLGGPPLVKAATGEEVDAQTLGGAKVHTSESGVADHFAEDEDDALAITRSILENINFEQNEDDFNFEMPKYDAEDIYGILPRDTKKPFDIREIIACLVDGSRFHEFKEKYGPTLVCGFAKICGERVGIVANNGILFSESAIKGSHFIQLCGQRNIPLVFLQNITGFMVGSKYEAEGIAKHGAKMVTAVSTVNVPKFTVVIGGSFGAGNYGMCGRAYSPRFLWMWPNARISVMGGEQAAGVLATVRQDGLVAKGEKPMTAEEEAKFKQPILDKYENEGSAYYSTARLWDDGVIEPHKTRDILGAAIKASKQAPIEETKFGVFRM, translated from the coding sequence ATGACAATTTCAGGGACGCTACCTATCGTTTCTAAGGTCGATCGATCAAGTGATGACTTTAGAGAGAATTTCAATTTTCATTTTTCAAATGTAGAAGAATTAAGAAACAAAGTTAAACATGCTCATATGGGTGGAGGAGAAAAGTCTGTTTCTCGTCACCACTCTCGTGGAAAATTATTACCACGTGAGCGTATTGATAAAATCCTCGATGCAGGATCTCCATTTATCGAATTATCATCTCTTGCTGCAAACGGCATGTATGGAATGGATATCCCAAGTGCTGGTATCGTAACAGGTATTGGTAAAGTACACGGTGTTTGGTGTATGTTCGTGGCCAATGATGCAACTGTTAAGGGTGGAACTTACTTTCCAATGACAGTTAAGAAACACTTAAGAGCGCAAGAGGTGGCACGTGAGAATCGCCTTCCATGTGTTTATCTTGTGGACTCTGGTGGAGCATTCTTACCAATGCAAGATGAAGTATTTCCAGATAAAGAACACTTTGGAAGAATCTTTTTTAATCAGGCCCAAATGTCTGCCCAAGGGATTCCACAAATTGCTGTTGTTCTTGGTTCATGTACTGCTGGTGGAGCTTACGTTCCTGCGATGGCGGATGAATCAATTATTGTAAAAGATAATGGGACGATCTTTTTAGGAGGACCTCCTCTAGTAAAAGCTGCAACAGGTGAAGAAGTTGATGCTCAAACTCTTGGTGGGGCAAAGGTTCACACTAGTGAGTCTGGTGTTGCTGACCACTTCGCTGAAGACGAAGACGACGCTCTTGCAATTACAAGATCAATTCTTGAAAATATAAACTTTGAGCAAAACGAAGATGACTTCAATTTTGAAATGCCAAAGTATGATGCCGAAGATATTTACGGAATTCTTCCTCGTGATACGAAGAAGCCATTTGATATTAGAGAGATCATTGCTTGCCTTGTTGATGGTTCACGCTTTCATGAGTTTAAAGAGAAATACGGGCCAACACTGGTTTGTGGTTTCGCAAAGATTTGTGGAGAAAGAGTAGGGATCGTAGCTAATAACGGTATTCTCTTTTCTGAATCGGCAATTAAAGGTTCTCACTTTATTCAGCTTTGCGGACAAAGAAATATTCCATTAGTTTTCCTACAAAATATTACTGGTTTCATGGTTGGTTCTAAATATGAAGCTGAAGGAATTGCAAAGCATGGTGCTAAAATGGTTACGGCCGTTTCAACTGTTAATGTTCCAAAGTTTACAGTTGTGATTGGTGGATCTTTTGGTGCTGGTAACTACGGTATGTGTGGTCGTGCTTATTCTCCTCGTTTCTTATGGATGTGGCCTAATGCTCGTATCTCAGTAATGGGTGGTGAGCAAGCAGCAGGAGTACTTGCAACTGTTCGTCAAGACGGGCTTGTTGCAAAAGGTGAAAAGCCGATGACGGCCGAAGAAGAAGCGAAGTTTAAACAACCTATCTTAGATAAATACGAAAATGAAGGAAGCGCATATTATTCAACAGCAAGACTGTGGGATGATGGTGTGATTGAACCTCATAAAACTCGTGATATCTTAGGTGCGGCAATTAAAGCAAGCAAACAGGCTCCAATTGAAGAGACTAAGTTTGGTGTCTTTAGAATGTAG